One Candidatus Nitrososphaera evergladensis SR1 genomic window carries:
- a CDS encoding adenosylhomocysteinase, with amino-acid sequence MEYRVKDLALAEEGKRRIDWAEAHMPVLVALRKKYSETKPLKGIRVAGCLHVTKETGVLVRTLKAAGAELSWCGCNPLSTQDDVAASLVKHDGVSVFASRGVSTKEYYDDIHASMRLNPHITIDDGADLTVEMHKALEQGRNGGLAGPLYGGTEETTTGVVRLRALQKSGRLLYPVIAVNDAETKHDFDNIYGTGQSALDGIIRATNVLLSGKNVVVAGYGHVGKGVAKRASGLGANVIVTEVDPIAALKAKLDGFSVAPMNKAAEVGDVFITTTGCKDVIVSDDISKMKDGAILANAGHFNVEISIPDLEKQSTGTKEINQHTMQYSLKNGSRVYLIGEGRLVNLAAAEGHPSEVMDMSFANQFLSVLRLAQSKGTMKPIVYNIDKQQDQEIALAKLQSMGVDIDTLTPEQKVYLDGFSEGT; translated from the coding sequence ATGGAATACCGCGTTAAAGACCTTGCGCTTGCCGAAGAAGGCAAGAGGCGCATCGACTGGGCAGAGGCGCACATGCCTGTTCTTGTTGCACTAAGAAAGAAATACAGCGAGACCAAGCCGCTAAAGGGCATAAGGGTGGCAGGCTGCCTCCACGTGACAAAAGAGACTGGCGTGCTGGTAAGGACGTTAAAAGCCGCCGGCGCAGAGCTATCCTGGTGCGGGTGCAACCCGCTTTCGACGCAGGATGATGTCGCCGCATCTCTGGTCAAGCACGACGGCGTTTCCGTTTTTGCAAGCAGGGGCGTTTCCACAAAGGAATACTATGACGACATCCACGCCTCGATGAGGCTAAACCCGCACATAACAATCGACGACGGCGCGGACCTGACGGTAGAAATGCACAAGGCACTTGAACAAGGGAGAAACGGCGGTCTTGCCGGCCCGCTGTACGGCGGCACCGAAGAAACTACGACCGGAGTGGTGCGCCTGCGCGCCCTGCAAAAGTCTGGCAGGCTCTTGTATCCCGTAATCGCGGTAAACGATGCTGAAACCAAGCACGACTTTGACAACATCTACGGCACAGGGCAGTCCGCGCTGGACGGCATCATAAGAGCCACAAACGTGCTCCTGTCTGGCAAGAACGTAGTCGTTGCAGGGTATGGCCATGTGGGCAAGGGAGTGGCAAAGCGGGCGTCCGGCCTTGGAGCAAACGTGATCGTGACCGAGGTCGACCCGATTGCCGCGCTCAAGGCAAAACTCGATGGCTTTTCAGTGGCGCCGATGAACAAGGCCGCCGAAGTTGGCGACGTGTTTATCACGACTACGGGCTGCAAAGACGTCATTGTTTCAGACGACATTTCCAAGATGAAAGATGGCGCGATACTTGCCAACGCCGGCCACTTTAACGTCGAGATCTCTATTCCAGACCTTGAAAAACAGTCTACAGGGACAAAAGAGATCAACCAGCACACTATGCAGTACAGCCTCAAGAACGGAAGCCGCGTCTATCTGATAGGCGAGGGCAGGCTCGTCAACCTGGCAGCGGCAGAAGGGCATCCGTCCGAAGTCATGGACATGAGCTTTGCAAACCAGTTCCTGTCGGTGCTCAGGCTGGCGCAGTCAAAGGGGACGATGAAGCCAATCGTCTACAACATCGACAAGCAGCAGGACCAGGAAATCGCACTTGCAAAACTGCAGTCGATGGGCGTCGATATTGACACGCTCACACCAGAGCAGAAAGTGTACCTCGACGGGTTTTCGGAAGGAACGTAG
- a CDS encoding cell division protein FtsZ has protein sequence MSEDILIKNPLLVVGIGGAGSRLAKKVSEAIDCECLLMSNDKRDLADSNNSILVNSGKWVNPSAYKLRSFASAKQEQIRAKLEGFGTVLVIANLAGRAGAAMAPLVCGIAGKTSTVISFAIMPFGFEKDRVFSAGVSLRRMREASHSTVVMDNDAFLDNNPDLSKEECYSLTNSAIVEVASSIASRSVRPDMNILSTSKASADSQASLRDSVSMLYQDITDADAIRRTVVYVMGGEKLPISQLNQLIGYAQGIFKEEGATEVAMSSLAVADGGVRVHVVASAPQKTRFDAYDPLGEIFSADSHLDWDEPDSAPDLELAIPLLE, from the coding sequence GTGTCCGAAGATATTTTGATCAAAAATCCGTTACTTGTTGTTGGTATTGGCGGCGCCGGAAGCAGGCTCGCAAAAAAAGTCAGCGAGGCAATTGATTGCGAATGCCTCTTGATGAGCAATGACAAGCGCGATCTTGCTGACAGCAACAATTCCATTCTCGTTAATTCTGGCAAGTGGGTCAATCCTTCGGCCTACAAGTTGAGGTCTTTTGCATCTGCAAAGCAAGAGCAGATCCGCGCCAAGCTTGAGGGCTTTGGCACTGTACTAGTAATCGCAAACCTTGCAGGCAGAGCAGGAGCGGCGATGGCACCACTTGTCTGCGGCATCGCTGGCAAGACTAGCACCGTAATCTCTTTTGCCATAATGCCTTTTGGGTTTGAGAAGGACCGCGTATTTTCTGCTGGCGTTTCTCTGAGGCGGATGCGAGAGGCATCACACTCGACAGTCGTGATGGACAACGACGCGTTTCTCGACAACAATCCCGATCTCTCAAAGGAAGAGTGCTATTCCCTCACCAACAGCGCCATCGTTGAGGTGGCGTCGTCCATCGCGTCTCGGAGCGTCAGGCCGGACATGAACATACTGTCTACCAGTAAGGCATCAGCCGATTCGCAAGCGTCCCTTCGCGACTCTGTCTCAATGCTGTACCAGGATATCACTGACGCCGACGCCATCAGGCGTACCGTTGTGTACGTCATGGGGGGTGAAAAGCTTCCGATCTCTCAATTGAACCAGCTGATAGGTTACGCGCAGGGCATATTCAAGGAGGAAGGGGCGACGGAGGTTGCAATGTCCTCGCTTGCTGTTGCTGATGGCGGCGTGCGCGTGCATGTCGTAGCTTCGGCGCCGCAAAAAACCCGTTTTGACGCATACGATCCGCTGGGCGAGATCTTTTCTGCAGACAGCCACCTTGACTGGGATGAGCCTGACTCGGCACCCGACCTGGAACTTGCAATCCCGCTCCTCGAATAG
- a CDS encoding 50S ribosomal protein L31e — MSEENVTRVYTINLGRAWLTPEHKRTDRVVNMIREFAEKHMKSGDVKLDQDLNRQIWSRGKTNPPRKVRVKMVKDEDDVVTVSLYEEPTESAPTPAPAATEAPAAATAEAKPATEETKAEEQPKTQ; from the coding sequence ATGTCAGAAGAAAACGTTACCCGCGTTTACACTATCAACCTTGGAAGGGCGTGGCTCACACCGGAGCACAAGAGGACCGACCGGGTTGTCAACATGATCAGGGAATTTGCAGAAAAGCACATGAAGTCCGGCGATGTCAAGCTGGACCAGGACCTCAACAGGCAGATCTGGTCCCGCGGCAAGACCAACCCGCCAAGGAAGGTCAGGGTCAAGATGGTCAAGGACGAGGACGACGTCGTGACGGTTTCGCTGTACGAAGAGCCGACCGAGTCTGCGCCAACCCCGGCACCAGCGGCAACGGAAGCGCCGGCAGCTGCGACAGCAGAAGCCAAGCCAGCGACAGAAGAGACGAAGGCAGAAGAACAACCAAAGACACAATAA
- a CDS encoding TIGR00725 family protein — MRRVQIAVIGYNKDSCTEAARKAAYKVGSEVAKAGAVLVCGGLGGVMEEACRGAKDNSGTTVGIIPENDASYANKYCDIVVCSTIGFARDFIVAGTADGIIAVGGGVGTRIELSAGYMLKKPMVAIKGSGGTADEYGGKYLDERKRVEIMMVASPKEAVRVLLEKIGKNNNAGLGHDNPPHT, encoded by the coding sequence ATGCGCAGGGTACAGATAGCAGTCATCGGATATAACAAAGACAGCTGCACAGAAGCAGCAAGAAAGGCAGCATACAAGGTCGGAAGCGAGGTAGCAAAGGCAGGCGCAGTGCTGGTGTGCGGGGGCCTTGGCGGCGTCATGGAAGAGGCGTGCAGGGGCGCCAAGGACAACAGCGGCACGACAGTTGGGATCATACCAGAGAATGACGCTTCCTACGCAAACAAGTACTGTGACATTGTCGTGTGCTCAACTATTGGGTTTGCCCGCGACTTTATCGTGGCCGGGACGGCTGACGGCATCATTGCAGTTGGCGGCGGAGTCGGCACGCGGATAGAGCTGTCGGCAGGATACATGCTGAAAAAGCCGATGGTGGCGATAAAGGGAAGCGGCGGAACGGCTGATGAATATGGCGGAAAATACCTTGATGAGCGCAAGCGCGTAGAGATAATGATGGTGGCAAGCCCAAAAGAGGCGGTCAGAGTTCTACTAGAAAAGATTGGAAAGAACAATAATGCCGGGCTGGGGCACGACAATCCACCGCACACATAG
- the nuoB gene encoding NADH-quinone oxidoreductase subunit NuoB, translating to MIGKIGKRANSGSADIVGNSIETVGDPIKDIHAFPNYRGRVSLAEKAGLPLENYEAAEEICASGAIKIQACGDKEKITLDMGKCFLCGRCQEVAPDLLRVESAFAIPVRKREELIESLDGIAPAEESFEKMGKELKEKVGKILGRSLAVREVDAGSCNGCEVEITALNNPVYDIERFGIHFVASPRHADVLLVTGPASRNMEVALKRTYEATPDPKIVVAVGACGCSGGIFGDTYATTGGIDKMVPVDVYIPGCPPRPEAILYGLLLAVDRIPEKHG from the coding sequence ATGATCGGAAAGATTGGCAAGCGCGCAAACAGCGGCTCTGCGGACATCGTGGGCAACAGCATCGAAACCGTTGGCGATCCGATAAAGGACATTCATGCTTTCCCGAATTACCGGGGCAGGGTTTCGCTTGCCGAAAAGGCCGGACTGCCACTTGAAAATTATGAAGCTGCAGAAGAGATCTGCGCGTCGGGGGCAATCAAGATACAGGCCTGTGGAGACAAAGAAAAGATAACTCTTGACATGGGCAAGTGCTTTTTGTGCGGAAGGTGTCAGGAAGTGGCGCCGGACCTGCTCAGGGTTGAAAGCGCGTTTGCCATCCCTGTAAGGAAAAGGGAAGAGCTGATAGAATCGCTTGACGGAATCGCGCCGGCAGAAGAATCCTTTGAAAAAATGGGCAAGGAGCTAAAGGAGAAGGTGGGCAAGATTCTTGGGAGATCGCTTGCTGTGCGGGAGGTAGACGCCGGCTCGTGCAACGGCTGCGAAGTCGAGATAACCGCGCTCAACAACCCCGTCTACGACATAGAGAGGTTCGGCATCCATTTCGTGGCGTCGCCGCGACATGCAGACGTGCTACTTGTCACCGGGCCGGCGTCAAGGAACATGGAAGTGGCGCTGAAAAGGACGTACGAGGCTACGCCGGACCCAAAGATAGTAGTCGCTGTCGGCGCGTGCGGGTGCAGTGGGGGCATATTTGGCGACACCTACGCGACTACGGGCGGAATTGACAAGATGGTGCCTGTCGACGTGTACATACCCGGCTGCCCGCCAAGGCCGGAGGCTATACTGTACGGGCTCTTGCTGGCAGTCGATAGGATTCCGGAAAAACACGGCTAG
- a CDS encoding NADH-quinone oxidoreductase subunit C → MMLGGDATDHSNTAKYKSAILQKLGKKVRGIHILNGNEIHVILSTKEEIPESCYYVHKDLKTKLATVICSDERLAGRGFMLRYVFAKENGEDVFIILTARIKENDDSAGGRHLTFPSIALHIPSAALYEREIKDMFGIWPDGNPDTRPLVLHEQWPEDVHPLRKDFDINSKIPRIYNREYPFTKVEGEGVCEIPVGPVHAGIIEPGHFRFSVLGENIINLETRLFYTHKGTEKLAESMNLDQVLLLSERISGDEAVANSMAYCQALERIARANVPKRALQIRTICAEMERIYNHLGTLAGMSTDVGFAYGASRLNILKERMMQLNEYVSGSRLLFGVNRIGGVGIDLMDDKLKHVVNTTNLLSEDFQRVISMLKDKSSVMDRMRNTGIITRRVAADLGLVGVAARCAGIDADTRRDHPYAEYDSLRLDMRHDTPQHLMEYEIEMQKMKGDALSRFEVRVEDVVNSISIVNEVITNLHSDNVLVVADVVDRLEPYSHALGYAESHRGQTIHWVMIGEDCNSLSRYKIRTASFVNWPAIEQAVLNDIVPDFPLVNKSLDLSYSGNDL, encoded by the coding sequence ATGATGCTGGGAGGAGATGCAACTGACCATTCCAACACAGCGAAGTACAAATCAGCGATACTCCAAAAACTAGGCAAGAAGGTAAGAGGAATTCATATTCTGAATGGCAATGAAATCCACGTCATATTATCAACCAAGGAAGAAATCCCGGAATCATGCTATTATGTGCACAAGGATCTGAAGACAAAGCTTGCAACTGTAATCTGTAGCGACGAGCGTCTGGCAGGCCGCGGCTTTATGCTCAGATACGTTTTTGCAAAAGAAAACGGAGAGGACGTGTTCATCATTTTAACTGCGAGAATAAAGGAAAACGATGACTCTGCAGGCGGGCGACATTTAACTTTCCCAAGCATAGCCCTTCACATTCCCTCGGCCGCGCTTTATGAGAGAGAGATTAAGGACATGTTTGGCATCTGGCCTGACGGCAACCCCGACACAAGACCTCTCGTGCTTCATGAACAGTGGCCGGAAGACGTCCATCCTCTAAGGAAGGATTTCGACATTAATTCAAAAATTCCTCGGATTTACAACCGCGAGTATCCGTTTACAAAGGTGGAAGGCGAAGGCGTGTGTGAAATCCCCGTCGGACCTGTGCACGCGGGCATAATCGAACCAGGACACTTCAGATTCAGCGTTCTGGGAGAGAACATCATCAACCTTGAAACACGCCTTTTCTATACACACAAGGGCACAGAAAAGCTGGCCGAAAGCATGAACCTTGACCAGGTCTTGTTGCTCAGCGAGCGAATATCCGGAGATGAAGCCGTGGCCAACTCGATGGCATACTGTCAGGCATTGGAAAGGATTGCAAGGGCAAATGTGCCAAAAAGAGCACTTCAGATAAGAACTATCTGCGCGGAGATGGAGAGGATATACAACCACCTTGGAACGCTTGCGGGCATGTCAACTGACGTGGGATTTGCCTATGGCGCGTCTAGGCTCAACATACTCAAGGAAAGGATGATGCAGCTCAACGAATACGTGTCAGGTAGTCGGCTTCTGTTTGGTGTTAACAGGATAGGTGGAGTGGGCATAGACCTGATGGACGATAAGCTGAAGCATGTCGTAAACACTACGAACCTTTTGTCGGAGGATTTTCAACGCGTGATATCGATGCTGAAGGACAAGTCGTCGGTAATGGACAGGATGCGAAACACAGGAATAATAACGAGGAGGGTGGCCGCTGATCTTGGGCTTGTGGGAGTAGCCGCAAGGTGCGCGGGCATAGACGCAGATACAAGGCGAGACCATCCTTACGCCGAATACGATTCCCTTCGTCTTGATATGCGCCATGACACGCCCCAGCATCTGATGGAATACGAGATAGAGATGCAAAAAATGAAAGGAGATGCATTGTCGCGGTTCGAAGTTAGGGTAGAAGATGTTGTAAATTCGATCAGCATTGTGAACGAAGTGATAACTAATCTACATAGTGACAATGTACTCGTTGTCGCTGATGTCGTGGACCGACTTGAACCTTACAGTCACGCGCTTGGCTATGCGGAATCACACAGAGGTCAGACAATACACTGGGTGATGATAGGGGAGGATTGCAATTCACTCTCTAGATACAAGATTAGAACAGCGTCATTTGTTAACTGGCCTGCGATAGAGCAGGCTGTGCTCAACGACATAGTCCCCGACTTTCCACTTGTAAACAAAAGCTTGGACCTTTCGTATTCGGGGAATGACCTATGA
- a CDS encoding tRNA (N(6)-L-threonylcarbamoyladenosine(37)-C(2))-methylthiotransferase: protein MYVRSLKPKLIESIHLIKRQEKEEEEPAKGKEKVWIEAYGCSASMADSEMITGLLKNAGYEIASSRKEGSLNLIVTCSVKDTTEHKMVHRIKQLSKTGKPLVIAGCLPKADRAMVESLSPMASLMGPHSIDRSADVVGSAFSGNRLLALEDSRVAKVNIPRVRINPVVSIVEIASGCMSECTFCQTKLAKGWLYSYRIGDIARQVRDDVSAGCKEVWLTSTDSGCYGRDMGTNLAELLRACAGIDGDFKIRVGMLNPQYMPDMIGEIADVYARNDRLFRFIHMPVQSGSERILRKMKRGHTAQVFSEAVKTLRAKMPDFTISTDIIVGFPNETEEDFQRTLDLLNETQPDVVNISRYSARPGTESARMKNRVSSQVAKERSARLTKLVRDIAKKRNASWKGWQGEIVIDELGKVAQGRNYAYKSVVLADKPDNFKLGEKIRVEVYDFSSFSLKARAIL from the coding sequence ATGTACGTCCGGTCACTCAAGCCCAAGCTCATAGAGTCGATACACCTAATCAAGAGGCAAGAAAAAGAAGAGGAGGAGCCTGCAAAGGGCAAGGAGAAGGTGTGGATCGAGGCATACGGCTGCTCTGCCAGCATGGCAGACTCGGAGATGATAACCGGGCTCTTAAAGAATGCTGGCTACGAAATTGCTTCAAGCAGAAAGGAAGGGTCGCTCAACCTCATCGTCACGTGCTCTGTAAAAGACACGACCGAGCACAAGATGGTCCACCGCATAAAGCAGCTGAGCAAGACCGGCAAGCCGCTCGTCATTGCAGGCTGCCTCCCAAAGGCTGACAGGGCGATGGTAGAGTCGCTCAGCCCGATGGCAAGCCTCATGGGGCCGCACTCTATTGACAGGTCTGCCGACGTCGTCGGTTCTGCGTTTTCCGGCAACCGCCTGCTTGCACTTGAGGATTCCAGGGTCGCCAAGGTCAACATCCCGCGGGTCAGGATAAACCCTGTTGTGAGCATTGTCGAGATTGCAAGCGGGTGCATGAGCGAGTGCACATTCTGCCAGACAAAGCTTGCCAAGGGGTGGCTTTACAGCTACAGGATAGGCGACATTGCGAGGCAGGTAAGAGACGATGTCAGTGCAGGATGCAAGGAGGTGTGGCTCACCTCGACGGACAGCGGCTGCTACGGCCGCGACATGGGGACAAACCTGGCAGAGCTATTGAGGGCCTGCGCCGGGATTGACGGCGATTTCAAGATCCGCGTCGGAATGTTGAACCCGCAGTACATGCCCGACATGATAGGCGAGATTGCAGACGTCTATGCCAGAAACGACAGGTTGTTCAGGTTCATCCACATGCCTGTGCAGAGCGGCAGTGAAAGGATATTGAGAAAGATGAAGCGCGGCCACACCGCGCAGGTGTTTTCAGAAGCGGTAAAAACATTGAGGGCAAAAATGCCAGACTTTACGATCTCGACTGACATCATCGTCGGCTTTCCTAACGAGACTGAGGAAGACTTTCAAAGGACGCTTGATCTCCTCAATGAAACGCAGCCTGACGTTGTCAACATATCGCGGTACAGCGCGCGGCCGGGAACGGAATCTGCCAGGATGAAGAACAGGGTGAGCTCGCAGGTGGCAAAGGAAAGGTCGGCGCGGCTTACCAAACTTGTGCGCGACATCGCAAAAAAGCGCAACGCCTCATGGAAGGGCTGGCAGGGAGAAATCGTCATTGACGAGCTCGGCAAGGTTGCTCAGGGCAGAAACTATGCGTACAAATCCGTAGTGCTTGCCGACAAGCCGGACAATTTCAAGCTGGGTGAAAAAATACGTGTCGAGGTTTACGATTTTTCCAGCTTTTCTTTGAAAGCCCGCGCGATCCTGTAA
- a CDS encoding hydrogenase 4 subunit F: MTEWALLVGATSAAFPTASSVLIFSLLLTPVAGALFVTLFRKKRAAELITVVSASLILIQALGLVADVIVEKKISAFGELFFFDAFGALIMLPIAGVGFVSALYSINYMGRQYEHGLVDDKHIIRYYQGFNVFLLTMLLVPVSNNMGAMWVAIEATTLVSVLLIMLYTKESAIEAAWKYLIIATVGLSFALFGTVFFYYANVTAISPSAEAEPSSAMNWTDMVSHSKLLNPDIVKIAFIFILVGFGTKAGLAPMHTWLPDAHSEAPTPVSALLSGVLLNCSIYSIIRYHIITSGTVGSAFSNQLLIILGVVSVGIAAASIYFQKDMKRMLAYSSVEHMGIVSLAMGFGGFIGIYGALLHIINHAIAKPLMFFASGTISQKYETKTMSGIRGIIKIMPITGVLFLIGGLAIVGMPPFNIFVSEFMILSSGFGSGQFVASSLVITFLVIIFAAFMRHLIKMVFGSPKESGRGMSEDSIAKKDEMGKLAIIPMIILAIFAVILGFYIPSPIQTLANDVMQIFNQGSIAAAFPTSDLVSGVESG, from the coding sequence ATGACTGAATGGGCCTTGTTGGTTGGTGCTACATCGGCGGCGTTTCCTACTGCGTCAAGCGTGTTGATATTTTCCCTGCTCCTAACGCCAGTGGCAGGAGCCCTCTTTGTTACGCTTTTCCGCAAAAAAAGGGCCGCGGAGCTGATAACGGTCGTTTCGGCGTCGTTAATACTGATACAGGCCCTAGGTCTTGTTGCAGATGTGATTGTTGAAAAAAAGATCTCTGCTTTTGGCGAGTTGTTCTTTTTCGATGCCTTTGGTGCACTGATTATGCTCCCAATTGCAGGAGTCGGTTTCGTCTCCGCGCTATATTCGATCAACTACATGGGGAGGCAATACGAACATGGCTTGGTTGATGACAAGCATATCATCAGATACTATCAGGGATTCAATGTCTTTCTGCTGACCATGTTGCTGGTGCCTGTATCTAACAACATGGGTGCAATGTGGGTAGCCATAGAGGCCACGACTCTGGTGTCTGTCTTGCTGATAATGCTCTACACAAAGGAAAGTGCCATAGAAGCGGCGTGGAAGTATCTGATAATCGCGACAGTTGGTCTGTCATTTGCGCTGTTTGGGACAGTATTTTTCTACTACGCCAACGTCACCGCGATCTCGCCCTCTGCCGAAGCAGAACCTAGCTCCGCCATGAACTGGACAGACATGGTTTCTCACTCCAAACTGCTTAATCCAGACATCGTCAAGATCGCCTTCATCTTTATCCTAGTCGGCTTTGGAACAAAAGCAGGTCTAGCTCCGATGCATACATGGCTTCCAGATGCGCACAGCGAGGCCCCGACGCCGGTCAGCGCACTGCTCTCGGGAGTGCTGCTCAATTGCTCAATTTACAGCATCATAAGATATCATATAATAACATCCGGAACGGTCGGGTCTGCGTTCTCAAACCAGTTGCTGATAATACTTGGGGTTGTATCTGTAGGTATTGCAGCGGCATCAATATACTTCCAGAAGGACATGAAACGCATGCTTGCCTATTCAAGCGTCGAACATATGGGAATAGTCTCCCTGGCTATGGGTTTTGGCGGATTTATAGGAATATACGGTGCACTACTTCACATCATAAACCATGCTATTGCCAAACCACTGATGTTCTTTGCGAGCGGAACAATAAGCCAAAAGTACGAGACAAAGACCATGTCGGGAATCAGAGGCATTATCAAGATCATGCCAATCACAGGTGTGCTTTTTCTAATCGGAGGGCTCGCCATCGTAGGCATGCCCCCGTTCAACATCTTTGTGAGCGAGTTCATGATATTGAGCTCCGGATTCGGAAGCGGTCAGTTTGTCGCAAGTTCGCTTGTCATTACATTCCTAGTAATAATATTTGCAGCCTTCATGCGACACCTCATAAAGATGGTCTTCGGCAGCCCCAAAGAATCTGGAAGAGGAATGTCTGAGGATTCGATCGCAAAGAAGGATGAAATGGGCAAGCTCGCAATAATACCGATGATAATTCTGGCGATATTTGCAGTCATACTCGGTTTCTATATCCCGTCACCTATACAGACCTTGGCGAACGATGTCATGCAGATTTTTAACCAAGGGTCTATTGCTGCAGCGTTCCCCACATCAGATTTGGTTTCGGGAGTTGAGTCAGGATAA
- a CDS encoding 3-hydroxyacyl-CoA dehydrogenase family protein yields MSVSINKITVLGSGVMGHGIAQVSAMAGYNVTLRDIEQSFLDKAMEKIRWSLNKLVEKQKLSQQDADKIFARITPVVDLKTALKGADLLIEAVPEDMNLKKKVYAEVDSFAEDKTLYASNTSTLPITDMAALTSRPERFIGLHFFNPPQLMPLVEVIPGAKSNAGMVDMAMDYCKKVGKQPVLCKKDVPGFIVNRVFIPLVHEAVYCMERDNASMTQIDSAVKFRMSFPMGIFELADYTGLDVIHKATVEMHMRDAKVIFPHPKIKQLFDEKNLGQKTGKGFYEYKGDKYERVNLTEQEAATYNPIKLLAVAANNAAWLITNGVCDRAELEKALKLGMGLKKELFATMQEFGPQNVVKTLQELAAKYGQFYQPDPYLVSYRA; encoded by the coding sequence ATGTCCGTCTCAATAAACAAGATAACCGTCCTTGGCTCCGGCGTGATGGGCCACGGCATAGCGCAGGTCTCCGCGATGGCCGGCTACAATGTCACTCTTCGCGACATCGAGCAGTCGTTCCTTGACAAGGCGATGGAAAAGATAAGGTGGTCGCTCAACAAGCTGGTCGAAAAGCAAAAGCTGTCGCAGCAGGACGCAGACAAGATATTTGCGCGGATCACGCCTGTCGTCGACCTGAAAACAGCGCTCAAGGGCGCAGACCTGCTCATCGAAGCGGTGCCGGAGGACATGAACCTAAAGAAAAAAGTGTACGCAGAGGTGGACAGCTTTGCAGAGGACAAGACGCTCTACGCATCAAACACGAGTACCCTGCCAATAACCGACATGGCCGCACTCACAAGCAGGCCGGAGCGCTTTATCGGCCTGCACTTTTTCAACCCGCCGCAACTGATGCCGCTGGTCGAAGTCATACCGGGCGCCAAGAGCAACGCCGGCATGGTGGACATGGCTATGGACTATTGCAAAAAGGTGGGCAAGCAGCCGGTCCTGTGCAAAAAGGACGTGCCCGGCTTTATCGTAAACCGGGTCTTTATCCCGCTGGTGCACGAAGCGGTGTACTGCATGGAGCGCGACAACGCTTCAATGACGCAGATAGACTCGGCAGTCAAGTTTCGGATGTCTTTTCCAATGGGCATATTTGAGCTAGCAGATTACACAGGCCTTGACGTGATACACAAGGCGACTGTCGAGATGCACATGCGCGACGCCAAGGTGATATTTCCGCATCCAAAAATAAAACAGCTGTTTGACGAAAAGAATCTCGGCCAAAAGACCGGCAAGGGCTTTTACGAGTACAAGGGCGACAAGTACGAGCGCGTCAACCTGACAGAGCAAGAGGCCGCAACCTACAACCCGATAAAACTGCTTGCAGTGGCGGCAAACAACGCGGCGTGGCTGATTACAAACGGCGTCTGCGACAGGGCGGAGCTTGAGAAGGCGCTAAAGCTCGGCATGGGCTTGAAGAAGGAGCTGTTTGCAACCATGCAAGAGTTTGGCCCGCAAAACGTGGTCAAGACTCTGCAAGAGCTGGCGGCAAAATACGGGCAGTTCTACCAGCCAGACCCGTATCTTGTCAGCTACCGGGCTTAG
- a CDS encoding phosphoribosyltransferase, translating to MRFRNRADAGNALAEILAPAVREKGALVLGIPRGGVVLADIVAGKLGAGFDIVIPRKLGAPGNEELAIGAVMADGTDYINRYVVIALKVKQEYIEREKEKQVAEIERRQSKYRKAGLPYDIRGRKVVLVDDGVATGATAIAAARWIKKQQPASLTIAAPVAPAQTVEALRHEADSVVVLAAPPDFGAVGEFYEDFAPVTDEHVMAIMLRRGLL from the coding sequence GTGAGATTCCGAAACCGGGCAGACGCGGGGAACGCGCTTGCAGAGATTCTTGCTCCTGCAGTGAGGGAGAAAGGCGCACTAGTACTTGGCATACCGCGAGGTGGAGTCGTCCTTGCAGACATTGTCGCAGGCAAACTGGGGGCAGGCTTTGACATCGTGATCCCAAGAAAGCTCGGTGCACCCGGAAACGAGGAGCTTGCAATAGGTGCAGTCATGGCCGACGGCACTGACTATATCAACCGTTACGTGGTGATAGCGCTTAAAGTCAAGCAGGAATACATAGAGCGGGAAAAGGAAAAGCAGGTGGCCGAGATAGAACGAAGGCAGTCCAAATACCGCAAGGCCGGCCTTCCCTACGACATCCGTGGAAGAAAAGTCGTCCTTGTAGATGACGGGGTTGCCACAGGCGCGACCGCTATTGCCGCGGCAAGATGGATAAAAAAGCAGCAGCCTGCGTCGCTTACAATTGCCGCGCCGGTGGCGCCGGCGCAGACTGTCGAGGCGCTAAGGCACGAGGCAGACTCGGTGGTTGTGCTTGCCGCGCCTCCTGATTTTGGTGCGGTGGGCGAGTTTTACGAGGACTTTGCGCCAGTCACGGACGAGCACGTCATGGCAATAATGCTCCGGCGAGGGCTGCTTTAG
- a CDS encoding 50S ribosomal protein L39e has product MAARKNTSRKKRLMKKTRQNQPVPAWVIIRTSRKVRTNPKRRLWRRSDVRVG; this is encoded by the coding sequence ATGGCTGCGCGTAAGAACACGTCGCGCAAAAAGCGACTGATGAAAAAGACCAGGCAGAACCAGCCGGTTCCAGCATGGGTAATCATCAGGACCAGCAGGAAGGTCAGGACCAACCCCAAGCGCAGGCTTTGGCGCAGGTCCGATGTCAGAGTTGGATAA